A single region of the Ornithorhynchus anatinus isolate Pmale09 chromosome 13, mOrnAna1.pri.v4, whole genome shotgun sequence genome encodes:
- the CIDEB gene encoding cell death activator CIDE-B, with protein sequence MDSARDYVSALSPGSLLRSVSNVSSQLGRRVWSPAPPPRRPFRICDHKRATRKGLTAATRQELLDKATGALGLSGAPAAATLVLEEDGTAVDGEDFFQLLEDDSSFMVLGPGQRWSPVRGSVLAYGLGREKPRHSKDIARITFDVYKQSPRDLFGSLNVKATFYGLYSMSCDFQGLGPKKVLRELLRWASRLMQGLGQMLLGISSTLRHVIEGADQWQGQGRLHAY encoded by the exons ATGGACTCCGCCAGGGACTACGTCTCCGCCCTGTCGCCCGGCTCCTTGCTCAG gTCGGTGTCCAACGTGAGCTCCCAGCTGGGCCGGAGGGTCTGGTCCccggcgcccccgccccggcggccTTTCCGGATCTGTGACCACAAGCGCGCcacccgcaaggggctcacggccGCCACGCGCCAGGAGCTGCTCGAcaag GCCACGGGGGCGCTGGGGTTGAgcggggccccggcggcggcgacGCTGGTGCTGGAGGAGGACGGCACCGCCGTGGACGGCGAGGATTTCTTCCAGCTGCTGGAAGACGACAGCAGCTTCATGGTGCTGGGGCCCGGGCAGAGGTGGAGCCCCGTCAGG GGGAGCGTGCTGGCGTACGGGCTGGGCCGGGAGAAGCCGCGCCACAGCAAGGACATCGCCCGCATCACCTTCGACGTCTACAAGCAGAGCCCCCGCGACCTCTTCGGCAGCCTCAACGTCAAGGCCACCTTctacggcctctactccatgagCTGCGACTTCCAGGGCCTCGGCCCCAAGAAGGTGCTCAG aGAGCTGCTGCGTTGGGCGTCCAGGCTGATGCAGGGCCTGGGCCAGATGCTGCTGGGCATCTCCTCCACCCTGCGCCACGTCATCGAGGGGGCGGACCAGTGGCAGGGGCAAGGCCGGCTCCACGCCTACTGA
- the LTB4R2 gene encoding leukotriene B4 receptor 2: MPCHRPPGNETLLTSPASRATGTAFLVLAALLGLPGNGFVVWSLAGWSPPRGRPLAATLALHLALADGAALLLTPVFVAFLAGRAWPLGPVGCKAVYYVCALSMHASVLLTALLSLQRCLAVTRPFLAPALRRPALARRLLLAVWAAALVLAVPAAVYRRLSGGRVCQLCHPSPAQAAAHLGLETLAAFVLPYGLVLGCYGVTLARLRGGRWGSGRTGRLVVAILLAFGLLWAPYHAVNLLQAAAALAPPGGTLARLGGAGQAARPGATALAFFSSSVNPLLYLFAAGHLLPRAGPRFLTRLFDGSGELRGGGSGGRSREGTLELRAHPRFGAAGKPPDKRPGQDWSP; this comes from the coding sequence ATGCCGTGCCACCGGCCCCCGGGCAACGAGACCCTGCTGACGTCGCCGGCGTCGCGGGCCACGGGCACGGCCTTCCTGGTGCTGGCGGCCCTGCTGGGCCTACCGGGCAACGGCTTCGTCGTGTGGAGCCTGGCGGGCTGGAGCCCGCCCCGGGGGCGGCCCTTGGCGGCCACGCTGGCCCTGCACCTGGCTCTGGCCGACGGGGCCGCGCTGCTCCTCACCCCGGTCTTCGTCGCCTTCCTGGCCGGGCGCGCCTGGCCGCTGGGCCCGGTGGGCTGCAAGGCCGTCTACTACGTGTGCGCGCTGAGCATGCACGCCAGCGTCCTGCTCACCGCCCTGCTCAGCCTGCAGCGCTGCCTGGCCGTCACCCGGCCCTTCCTGGCCCCGGCCCTGCGCCGGCCGGCCCTGGCCCGCCGCCTGCTGCTGGCCGTCTGGGCCGCCGCGCTGGTCCTGGCCGTGCCCGCCGCCGTCTACCGCCGGCTGAGCGGCGGCCGGGTCTGCCAGCTGTGCCACCCGTCGCCCGCCCAGGCCGCCGCCCACCTGGGGCTGGAGACCCTGGCCGCCTTCGTGCTGCCCTACGGGCTGGTCCTGGGCTGCTACGGGGTGACCCTGGCCCGGCTGCGGGGCGGCCGCTGGGGCTCGGGGCGGACGGGCCGGCTGGTGGTGGCCATCCTGCTGGCCTTCGGCCTGCTCTGGGCCCCCTACCACGCCGTCAACCTGCTGCAGGCCGCCGCCGCCCTGGCGCCCCCCGGGGGGACCCTGGCCCGGCTCGGGGGCGCCGGGCAGGCCGCCAGGCCCGGGGCCACCGCCCTGGCCTTCTTCAGCTCCAGCGTCAAccccctcctctacctcttcGCCGCCGGGCACCTGCTGCCCCGAGCCGGACCCCGCTTCCTCACCCGCCTCTTCGACGGCTCCGGGGAGCTGcgcgggggcgggtccggggggcgCTCCCGGGAGGGCACCCTGGAGCTCAGGGCCCACCCCCGCTTCGGGGCCGCAGGAAAGCCCCCCGACAAGCGCCCAGGACAGGACTGGAGCCCCTGA
- the LTB4R gene encoding leukotriene B4 receptor 1, whose protein sequence is MNASTPASPSASVPLAIGVLALALGLGLPGNAFVVWSILARLRRRSVTALLVLHLALADLAVLLTGPFFLDFLTRLHWSFGLSGCILCHYVCGLCMYASVLLIAAMSVDRSLAVARPFLSQKLRTKKAARWVLAVIWASAALLATPVVAYRKLGPLMGNGTRLACKLVHPRLSHVAFHLLFESITGFLLPFLAVVASYSDVGRRLRATRFRRSRRTGRLVVLIVVTFALFWLPYHSVNLAEASRALGGLGPREGPVGLRLSKAREVLIALAFLSSSVNPLLYACAGGGLLRSAGVGFVAKLLEGTGSEGSSARRVTTLKSGPREGNRGPEPGPAESLTVSTNPID, encoded by the coding sequence ATGAACGCCTCGACCCCCGCGTCCCCTTCGGCCTCCGTGCCCCTGGCCATCGGGgtgctggccctggccctgggcctgggcctgccgGGCAACGCCTTCGTGGTGTGGAGCATCCTGGCCCGCCTCCGGCGCCGCTCGGTGACCGCCCTGCTGGTCCTGCACCTGGCCCTGGCCGACCTGGCCGTGCTGCTGACCGGTCCCTTCTTCCTGGACTTCCTGACCCGCCTGCACTGGAGCTTCGGCCTGTCCGGCTGCATCCTCTGCCACTACGTCTGCGGGCTGTGCATGTACGCCAGCGTCCTGCTCATCGCCGCCATGAGCGTGGACCGCTCCCTGGCCGTGgctcgccccttcctctcccagaagCTGCGCACCAAGAAGGCCGCCCGGTGGGTCTTGGCCGTCATCTGGGCGTCCGCTGCCCTGCTGGCCACGCCGGTCGTCGCCTACCGCAAGCTGGGGCCCCTGATGGGAAACGGCACCAGGTTGGCCTGCAAGCTGGTCCACCCGAGGCTGAGCCACGTGGCCTTCCACCTGCTCTTCGAGTCCATCACGGGCTTCCTGCTGCCCTTCCTGGCGGTGGTGGCCAGCTACTCGGACGTCGGCCGCCGGTTGCGGGCCACCAGGTTCCGCCGCAGCCGCCGCACGGGCCGGCTGGTCGTGCTGATCGTCGTGACCTTCGCCCTCTTCTGGTTGCCCTACCACTCCGTCAACCTGGCCGAGGCCAGCCGGGCCCTGGGCGGGCTGGGCCCGCGCGAGGGTCCGGTGGGGCTGCGGCTGAGCAAGGCGCGGGAGGTGCTCATCGCCCTGGCCTTCCTCAGCAGCAGCGTCAACCCGCTGCTCTACGCCTGCGCCGGCGGGGGGCTGCTGCGCTCCGCCGGGGTGGGCTTCGTGGCCAAGCTGCTCGAGGGCACCGGGTCCGAGGGCTCCAGCGCCCGGAGGGTGACCACCCTCAAGTCCGGCCCCCGGGAGGGCAACCGAGGCCCCGAGCCCGGCCCGGCCGAGAGCCTCACCGTCTCCACCAACCCCATCGACTGA